TCATCTTTGAAGTGCATACCAGACGCTTTTGCTGTCTCTACTAAGTTCTTGCCCTCCAGGGTCAAATCCTGCACATTCGTTACGATTGTAGAATAAGAATTTCGACGTTGATGACCGTTCGAAGAGTCGCTTTTCGTACCTTGGCGAAGCGCCTTCAGACCGTAAAAAGTCACAAGTGTTAGCGTAGCACCAAAAGCGACCCAATTACGGGGGGGACGCTTCGACATATTGAACCTCCTTTTTAATATTAAAATATTTGTTTCATATTATTTTACCGAAAATTGAATGGAAGAAACCTATTTCGGCAATATTTTTCTAATAATAGAAGAAAAAGAACAAACTTAGATACGCGAGGCGATCGAATTAGCGAGTTCAGCTAACTCTTCCGTCGTGTATTCATCGTTATGAACTTCCCACTTTGCACCAAAGCCGTCTTGTTTATCATGACGCGGAATGAGATGGAGATGGAAGTGGGATACCGATTGACCGGCTACTTTTCCTGTATTCGATAAAAGATTCATTCCGGCTGCACTAGTTTCTTGTTGCAGCGCACGGCTGATTTGCGGAATCGTCGCAAATACGTCTTGTGCTTGTTCAGGAGAGAGATCGTACATGTTATCTGCATGCTGTTTAGGAATGATGAGCGTATGTCCTTTCGTCACTTGTGATAAGTCGAGGAAAGCTAGAACTTGTTTGTTCTCGAATACGATATGACCTGGGACTTCTTTTCGAGCGATTTTACAGAAGATGCATGACTCTTTTTGCATGGGACGTTCACTCCTTTAGGTAAGATAATATTAGTATACGGAAAGTTTCCGA
This window of the Exiguobacterium acetylicum genome carries:
- a CDS encoding HIT family protein; translated protein: MQKESCIFCKIARKEVPGHIVFENKQVLAFLDLSQVTKGHTLIIPKQHADNMYDLSPEQAQDVFATIPQISRALQQETSAAGMNLLSNTGKVAGQSVSHFHLHLIPRHDKQDGFGAKWEVHNDEYTTEELAELANSIASRI